AACTGTCTCAATTCCCGGGCGATCGCACCAAAAATTCGAGTTCCTTTTGGATTTCCTTCTTGATCAATGACAACGGCAGCATTGTCATCATATCGTATTATCATCCCGTTGTCGCGTTTGAGTTCTTTACGAGTACGTACAATTACAGCTCTGATCACTTCTGATCTTTCTAGAGGTGTATTTGGTACTGCTTCCTTGATCACAGCAACAATAACGTCACCAATATGAGCATATCGGCGATTACTAGCTCCTATGACTCGAATACACATCAATTCTCAGGCCCCGCTGTTATCTGCTACATTCAAATGGGTCTGAGGTTGAATCATTTTTAATCTCTTTTTCAATGTAACAAAGGacgaagaaaaaaatattgtttgtCAAAAAAGGAAACTCGCAATTGTTTTTTATTCCCAAGACAAGACTTCTTTCCTTTGGTTCTATATTCCTATcctgaaataatga
The Gossypium raimondii isolate GPD5lz unplaced genomic scaffold, ASM2569854v1 Contig00325, whole genome shotgun sequence DNA segment above includes these coding regions:
- the LOC128038884 gene encoding 50S ribosomal protein L14, chloroplastic-like gives rise to the protein MCIRVIGASNRRYAHIGDVIVAVIKEAVPNTPLERSEVIRAVIVRTRKELKRDNGMIIRYDDNAAVVIDQEGNPKGTRIFGAIARELRQLNFTKIVSLAPEVL